One genomic region from Antedon mediterranea chromosome 3, ecAntMedi1.1, whole genome shotgun sequence encodes:
- the LOC140044242 gene encoding dynein axonemal heavy chain 8-like, with translation MSKDNMQSRQTSFVDSDGKKQNLPARLRTQRKSIAMIAFQAETIRERQARGKEARDIRRMGLTPAHKYIIEILAQNTDFDAQAVEEFVLDSAKHMELFSRFLDKNNLRVLMFFVQEIEPPGFDSGRSLGLPKGTKMQGIIVTDGTCEALTGRCLYFIKSDVASAINPRNVHEMVNFGNFSCANAGTLTVLPAIQQLLMKVHNPAAHALDDWGALSETPIGKKTRQNFLDSFDTFIDFINGAKTSISGAVKLHGCDGFDVTSLATPGDCLSAAANPDSVAILEDLVHHWCKEIEQVLTESEQMRKEADDTGPLAELEHWRLLMARFNSIMDQIKSKHCKMVISTLNAAKSKVLKVQLCSDPFPAIGTHGATLVIQHGWVFSPTQRF, from the exons atgtctAAAGACAACATGCAGTCCCGCCAAACATCCTTTGTTGATAGCGatggaaaaaaacaaaatttgccTGCACGTCTTCGCACTCAGAGAAAGAGTATTGCAATGATAGCATTCCAAGCTGAAACAATACGGGAAAGACAG GCTAGGGGAAAAGAGGCTCGTGACATAAGAAGAATGGGGTTAACACCTGCCCACAAATACATTATAGAAATATTGGCCCAAAACACAGATTTTGATGCTCAGGCTGTAGAGGAATTTGTCCTGGATTCAGCCAAG CACATGGAATTGTTTTCAAGATTCTTggacaaaaataatttaaggGTATTGATGTTTTTTGTCCAAGAAATAGAACCCCCTGGCTTTG aCTCTGGGAGAAGCCTTGGTCTTCCTAAAGGAACCAAGATGCAAGGTATTATCGTGACTGATGGCACCTGTGAAGCTCTTACAGGCAGATGTCTATACTTTATCAAGTCTGATGTGGCCAGTGCCATTAATCCTAGAAATGTTCATGAG ATGGTAAACTTTGGCAACTTCAGCTGTGCCAATGCAGGTACTCTGACTGTTCTTCCTGCTATCCAGCAACTACTCATGAAAGTGCATAACCCGGCAGCACATGCTCTTGATGATTGGGGAGCTCTTTCAGAAACACCTATTGGCAAAAAGACAAGACAGAATTTTCTTGATTCTTTTGATACatttattgactttattaaTG GAGCCAAAACCAGCATTTCTGGTGCAGTGAAGCTGCATGGTTGTGATGGGTTTGATGTCACTAGTCTTGCTACACCTGGAGATTGCTTATCAGCTGCTGCCAATCCTGATTCTGTGGCAATCTTAGAAGACCTTGTACACCATTGGTGTAAAGAGATTGAACAg gTTTTAACTGAAAGTGAACAGATGAGAAAAGAAGCTGATGATACTGGTCCTTTAGCTGAACTAGAGCATTGGCGCTTGTTGATGGCACGTTTCAATTCCATCATGGACCAGATCAAGAGTAAACACTGCAAGATGGTCATCAGTACTTTGAATGCTGCTAAGAGCAAGGTCCTTAAGGTACAGTTATGTTCCGATCCTTTTCCTGCAATTGGGACACATGGGGCCACTCTTGTGATCCAACATGGTTGGGTTTTTAGCCCAACACAGAGATTTTAG